One window of the Anopheles cruzii chromosome 2, idAnoCruzAS_RS32_06, whole genome shotgun sequence genome contains the following:
- the LOC128277661 gene encoding kelch-like protein diablo isoform X2, which translates to MGDVLISDRPPSPASRLSHTSEKHPRVTLQELNVLRRHRELCDVVINVSGRKIFAHRVILSACSPYFRAMFTGELEESRQTEVTIRDIDENAMELLIDFCYTSHIVVEESNVQTLLPAACLLQLAEIQDICCEFLKRQLDPTNCLGIRAFADTHSCRELLRIADKFTQHNFQEVMESEEFLLLPVGQLVDIICSDELNVRSEEQVFNAVMAWLKYNVAERRQHLAQVLQHVRMPLLSPKFLVGTVGSDLLVRSDEACRDLVDEAKNYLLLPQERPLMQGPRTRPRKPTRRGEVLFAVGGWCSGDAIASVERFDPETADWKMVAPMSKRRCGVGVAVLNDLLYAVGGHDGQSYLNSIERYDPQTNQWSCDVAPTTSCRTSVGVAVLDGFLYAVGGQDGVQCLNHVERYDPKENKWSKVAPMTTRRLGVAVAVLGGYLYAIGGSDGQCPLNTVERYDPRQNKWCAVSPMSTRRKHLGCAVFNNFIYAVGGRDDCMELSSAERYNPHTNSWSPIVAMTSRRSGVGLAVVNGQLYAVGGFDGTAYLKTIEVYDPETNQWRLCGCMNYRRLGGGVGVMRAPQTENYMWIRKDSVV; encoded by the exons ATGGGAGACGTACTGATATCGGATcgtccaccgtcgccggcgaG TAGATTGTCACACACCTCGGAAAAGCATCCTCGGGTGACCCTGCAGGAGCTCAACGTGCTGCGGCGCCACCGTGAGCTGTGCGATGTCGTGATTAATGTGAGCGGCCGAAAGATATTCGCCCACCGTGTGATCCTGTCCGCCTGCAGCCCCTACTTCCGGGCCATGTTCACAGGCGAGCTGGAAGAATCGCGCCAAACAGAGGTGACCATCCGGGACATCGACGAGAACGCAATGGAACTGCTGATCGACTTCTGCTACACTTCGCACATCGTCGTCGAGGAATCGAACGTTCAGACCCTGCTGCCCGCCGCTTGTCTGCTTCAGTTGGCCGAAATACAGGACATTTGCTGCGAGTTCCTCAAGCGGCAGCTCGATCCGACCAACTGTCTCGGGATCCGGGCGTTTGCCGACACGCACTCGTGCCGCGAGTTGCTGCGCATCGCGGACAAGTTCACGCAACACAACTTCCAGGAGGTGATGGAAAGCGAAGAGTTTCTACTGCTGCCGGTCGGCCAGCTGGTGGACATCATCTGCAGCGACGAGCTGAACGTGCGCTCCGAGGAGCAGGTCTTCAATGCGGTGATGGCGTGGCTCAAATACAATGTGGCCGAACGGCGCCAGCATCTGGCGCAAGTGCTGCAGCACGTGCGGATGCCGTTGCTGAGTCCAAAGTTTCTCGTCGGCACGGTCGGGTCCGATTTGCTCGTCCGCTCGGACGAAGCCTGCCGCGATCTGGTGGATGAGGCGAAGAACTATCTGCTACTGCCACAGGAGCGACCGCTGATGCAGGGACCGAggacccggccccggaaacCGACCCGCCGCGGTGAGGTTCTGTTCGCCGTTGGCGGATGGTGTTCGGGCGATGCGATTGCCTCGGTCGAACGGTTCGATCCGGAGACGGCTGACTGGAAGATGGTCGCTCCGATGAGTAAACGGCGCTGCGGAGTCGGTGTGGCCGTGTTGAATGATTTACTGTACGCCGTCGGTGGGCACGATGGGCAGAGCTATCTGAACAGCATCGAACGGTACGATCCGCAGACGAATCAGTGGTCTTGTGATGTGGCCCCCACCACCAGCTGTCGCACCAGCGTTGGGGTGGCCGTGCTGGATGGGTTTCTGTACGCCGTCGGCGGGCAGGATGGGGTGCAGTGTTTAAACCACGTCGAACGGTACGATCCGAAGGAGAACAAATGGTCAAAGGTGGCACCGATGACGACGCGACGGCTTggggtggccgtggccgtgctcgGTGGTTACCTTTACGCGATCGGTGGCTCCGACGGCCAGTGTCCGCTGAATACCGTCGAGCGGTACGACCCGCGGCAAAACAAGTGGTGCGCCGTCAGTCCGATGTCGACGCGCAGGAAACATTTGGGGTGCGCCGTGTTCAACAACTTTATCTACGCCGTCGGGGGTCGGGACGACTGTATGGAGCTGTCGTCGGCCGAACGCTACAATCCGCACACCAACTCCTGGAGCCCGATCGTGGCCATGACGTCCAGACGAAGCGGA GTTGGACTAGCGGTCGTAAACGGGCAGCTTTACGCGGTTGGAGGTTTCGATGGCACCGCCTACTTGAAGACGATCGAGGTGTACGATCCGGAAACGAATCAATGGCGGCTGTGCGGGTGCATGAACTACCGACGGCTCGGCGGTGGGGTTGGCGTGATGCGGGCACCACAGACAGAGAACTACATGTG GATTCGCAAAGATTCTGTTGTTTAA
- the LOC128277661 gene encoding kelch-like protein diablo isoform X4, translated as MGDVLISDRPPSPARLSHTSEKHPRVTLQELNVLRRHRELCDVVINVSGRKIFAHRVILSACSPYFRAMFTGELEESRQTEVTIRDIDENAMELLIDFCYTSHIVVEESNVQTLLPAACLLQLAEIQDICCEFLKRQLDPTNCLGIRAFADTHSCRELLRIADKFTQHNFQEVMESEEFLLLPVGQLVDIICSDELNVRSEEQVFNAVMAWLKYNVAERRQHLAQVLQHVRMPLLSPKFLVGTVGSDLLVRSDEACRDLVDEAKNYLLLPQERPLMQGPRTRPRKPTRRGEVLFAVGGWCSGDAIASVERFDPETADWKMVAPMSKRRCGVGVAVLNDLLYAVGGHDGQSYLNSIERYDPQTNQWSCDVAPTTSCRTSVGVAVLDGFLYAVGGQDGVQCLNHVERYDPKENKWSKVAPMTTRRLGVAVAVLGGYLYAIGGSDGQCPLNTVERYDPRQNKWCAVSPMSTRRKHLGCAVFNNFIYAVGGRDDCMELSSAERYNPHTNSWSPIVAMTSRRSGVGLAVVNGQLYAVGGFDGTAYLKTIEVYDPETNQWRLCGCMNYRRLGGGVGVMRAPQTENYMWIRKDSVV; from the exons ATGGGAGACGTACTGATATCGGATcgtccaccgtcgccggcgaG ATTGTCACACACCTCGGAAAAGCATCCTCGGGTGACCCTGCAGGAGCTCAACGTGCTGCGGCGCCACCGTGAGCTGTGCGATGTCGTGATTAATGTGAGCGGCCGAAAGATATTCGCCCACCGTGTGATCCTGTCCGCCTGCAGCCCCTACTTCCGGGCCATGTTCACAGGCGAGCTGGAAGAATCGCGCCAAACAGAGGTGACCATCCGGGACATCGACGAGAACGCAATGGAACTGCTGATCGACTTCTGCTACACTTCGCACATCGTCGTCGAGGAATCGAACGTTCAGACCCTGCTGCCCGCCGCTTGTCTGCTTCAGTTGGCCGAAATACAGGACATTTGCTGCGAGTTCCTCAAGCGGCAGCTCGATCCGACCAACTGTCTCGGGATCCGGGCGTTTGCCGACACGCACTCGTGCCGCGAGTTGCTGCGCATCGCGGACAAGTTCACGCAACACAACTTCCAGGAGGTGATGGAAAGCGAAGAGTTTCTACTGCTGCCGGTCGGCCAGCTGGTGGACATCATCTGCAGCGACGAGCTGAACGTGCGCTCCGAGGAGCAGGTCTTCAATGCGGTGATGGCGTGGCTCAAATACAATGTGGCCGAACGGCGCCAGCATCTGGCGCAAGTGCTGCAGCACGTGCGGATGCCGTTGCTGAGTCCAAAGTTTCTCGTCGGCACGGTCGGGTCCGATTTGCTCGTCCGCTCGGACGAAGCCTGCCGCGATCTGGTGGATGAGGCGAAGAACTATCTGCTACTGCCACAGGAGCGACCGCTGATGCAGGGACCGAggacccggccccggaaacCGACCCGCCGCGGTGAGGTTCTGTTCGCCGTTGGCGGATGGTGTTCGGGCGATGCGATTGCCTCGGTCGAACGGTTCGATCCGGAGACGGCTGACTGGAAGATGGTCGCTCCGATGAGTAAACGGCGCTGCGGAGTCGGTGTGGCCGTGTTGAATGATTTACTGTACGCCGTCGGTGGGCACGATGGGCAGAGCTATCTGAACAGCATCGAACGGTACGATCCGCAGACGAATCAGTGGTCTTGTGATGTGGCCCCCACCACCAGCTGTCGCACCAGCGTTGGGGTGGCCGTGCTGGATGGGTTTCTGTACGCCGTCGGCGGGCAGGATGGGGTGCAGTGTTTAAACCACGTCGAACGGTACGATCCGAAGGAGAACAAATGGTCAAAGGTGGCACCGATGACGACGCGACGGCTTggggtggccgtggccgtgctcgGTGGTTACCTTTACGCGATCGGTGGCTCCGACGGCCAGTGTCCGCTGAATACCGTCGAGCGGTACGACCCGCGGCAAAACAAGTGGTGCGCCGTCAGTCCGATGTCGACGCGCAGGAAACATTTGGGGTGCGCCGTGTTCAACAACTTTATCTACGCCGTCGGGGGTCGGGACGACTGTATGGAGCTGTCGTCGGCCGAACGCTACAATCCGCACACCAACTCCTGGAGCCCGATCGTGGCCATGACGTCCAGACGAAGCGGA GTTGGACTAGCGGTCGTAAACGGGCAGCTTTACGCGGTTGGAGGTTTCGATGGCACCGCCTACTTGAAGACGATCGAGGTGTACGATCCGGAAACGAATCAATGGCGGCTGTGCGGGTGCATGAACTACCGACGGCTCGGCGGTGGGGTTGGCGTGATGCGGGCACCACAGACAGAGAACTACATGTG GATTCGCAAAGATTCTGTTGTTTAA
- the LOC128277661 gene encoding kelch-like protein diablo isoform X3, producing MGDVLISDRPPSPARLSHTSEKHPRVTLQELNVLRRHRELCDVVINVSGRKIFAHRVILSACSPYFRAMFTGELEESRQTEVTIRDIDENAMELLIDFCYTSHIVVEESNVQTLLPAACLLQLAEIQDICCEFLKRQLDPTNCLGIRAFADTHSCRELLRIADKFTQHNFQEVMESEEFLLLPVGQLVDIICSDELNVRSEEQVFNAVMAWLKYNVAERRQHLAQVLQHVRMPLLSPKFLVGTVGSDLLVRSDEACRDLVDEAKNYLLLPQERPLMQGPRTRPRKPTRRGEVLFAVGGWCSGDAIASVERFDPETADWKMVAPMSKRRCGVGVAVLNDLLYAVGGHDGQSYLNSIERYDPQTNQWSCDVAPTTSCRTSVGVAVLDGFLYAVGGQDGVQCLNHVERYDPKENKWSKVAPMTTRRLGVAVAVLGGYLYAIGGSDGQCPLNTVERYDPRQNKWCAVSPMSTRRKHLGCAVFNNFIYAVGGRDDCMELSSAERYNPHTNSWSPIVAMTSRRSGVGLAVVNGQLYAVGGFDGTAYLKTIEVYDPETNQWRLCGCMNYRRLGGGVGVMRAPQTENYMCLYPCAGLN from the exons ATGGGAGACGTACTGATATCGGATcgtccaccgtcgccggcgaG ATTGTCACACACCTCGGAAAAGCATCCTCGGGTGACCCTGCAGGAGCTCAACGTGCTGCGGCGCCACCGTGAGCTGTGCGATGTCGTGATTAATGTGAGCGGCCGAAAGATATTCGCCCACCGTGTGATCCTGTCCGCCTGCAGCCCCTACTTCCGGGCCATGTTCACAGGCGAGCTGGAAGAATCGCGCCAAACAGAGGTGACCATCCGGGACATCGACGAGAACGCAATGGAACTGCTGATCGACTTCTGCTACACTTCGCACATCGTCGTCGAGGAATCGAACGTTCAGACCCTGCTGCCCGCCGCTTGTCTGCTTCAGTTGGCCGAAATACAGGACATTTGCTGCGAGTTCCTCAAGCGGCAGCTCGATCCGACCAACTGTCTCGGGATCCGGGCGTTTGCCGACACGCACTCGTGCCGCGAGTTGCTGCGCATCGCGGACAAGTTCACGCAACACAACTTCCAGGAGGTGATGGAAAGCGAAGAGTTTCTACTGCTGCCGGTCGGCCAGCTGGTGGACATCATCTGCAGCGACGAGCTGAACGTGCGCTCCGAGGAGCAGGTCTTCAATGCGGTGATGGCGTGGCTCAAATACAATGTGGCCGAACGGCGCCAGCATCTGGCGCAAGTGCTGCAGCACGTGCGGATGCCGTTGCTGAGTCCAAAGTTTCTCGTCGGCACGGTCGGGTCCGATTTGCTCGTCCGCTCGGACGAAGCCTGCCGCGATCTGGTGGATGAGGCGAAGAACTATCTGCTACTGCCACAGGAGCGACCGCTGATGCAGGGACCGAggacccggccccggaaacCGACCCGCCGCGGTGAGGTTCTGTTCGCCGTTGGCGGATGGTGTTCGGGCGATGCGATTGCCTCGGTCGAACGGTTCGATCCGGAGACGGCTGACTGGAAGATGGTCGCTCCGATGAGTAAACGGCGCTGCGGAGTCGGTGTGGCCGTGTTGAATGATTTACTGTACGCCGTCGGTGGGCACGATGGGCAGAGCTATCTGAACAGCATCGAACGGTACGATCCGCAGACGAATCAGTGGTCTTGTGATGTGGCCCCCACCACCAGCTGTCGCACCAGCGTTGGGGTGGCCGTGCTGGATGGGTTTCTGTACGCCGTCGGCGGGCAGGATGGGGTGCAGTGTTTAAACCACGTCGAACGGTACGATCCGAAGGAGAACAAATGGTCAAAGGTGGCACCGATGACGACGCGACGGCTTggggtggccgtggccgtgctcgGTGGTTACCTTTACGCGATCGGTGGCTCCGACGGCCAGTGTCCGCTGAATACCGTCGAGCGGTACGACCCGCGGCAAAACAAGTGGTGCGCCGTCAGTCCGATGTCGACGCGCAGGAAACATTTGGGGTGCGCCGTGTTCAACAACTTTATCTACGCCGTCGGGGGTCGGGACGACTGTATGGAGCTGTCGTCGGCCGAACGCTACAATCCGCACACCAACTCCTGGAGCCCGATCGTGGCCATGACGTCCAGACGAAGCGGA GTTGGACTAGCGGTCGTAAACGGGCAGCTTTACGCGGTTGGAGGTTTCGATGGCACCGCCTACTTGAAGACGATCGAGGTGTACGATCCGGAAACGAATCAATGGCGGCTGTGCGGGTGCATGAACTACCGACGGCTCGGCGGTGGGGTTGGCGTGATGCGGGCACCACAGACAGAGAACTACATGTG TCTCTATCCCTGTGCAGGCTTAAATTAA
- the LOC128277661 gene encoding kelch-like protein diablo isoform X1, which yields MGDVLISDRPPSPASRLSHTSEKHPRVTLQELNVLRRHRELCDVVINVSGRKIFAHRVILSACSPYFRAMFTGELEESRQTEVTIRDIDENAMELLIDFCYTSHIVVEESNVQTLLPAACLLQLAEIQDICCEFLKRQLDPTNCLGIRAFADTHSCRELLRIADKFTQHNFQEVMESEEFLLLPVGQLVDIICSDELNVRSEEQVFNAVMAWLKYNVAERRQHLAQVLQHVRMPLLSPKFLVGTVGSDLLVRSDEACRDLVDEAKNYLLLPQERPLMQGPRTRPRKPTRRGEVLFAVGGWCSGDAIASVERFDPETADWKMVAPMSKRRCGVGVAVLNDLLYAVGGHDGQSYLNSIERYDPQTNQWSCDVAPTTSCRTSVGVAVLDGFLYAVGGQDGVQCLNHVERYDPKENKWSKVAPMTTRRLGVAVAVLGGYLYAIGGSDGQCPLNTVERYDPRQNKWCAVSPMSTRRKHLGCAVFNNFIYAVGGRDDCMELSSAERYNPHTNSWSPIVAMTSRRSGVGLAVVNGQLYAVGGFDGTAYLKTIEVYDPETNQWRLCGCMNYRRLGGGVGVMRAPQTENYMCLYPCAGLN from the exons ATGGGAGACGTACTGATATCGGATcgtccaccgtcgccggcgaG TAGATTGTCACACACCTCGGAAAAGCATCCTCGGGTGACCCTGCAGGAGCTCAACGTGCTGCGGCGCCACCGTGAGCTGTGCGATGTCGTGATTAATGTGAGCGGCCGAAAGATATTCGCCCACCGTGTGATCCTGTCCGCCTGCAGCCCCTACTTCCGGGCCATGTTCACAGGCGAGCTGGAAGAATCGCGCCAAACAGAGGTGACCATCCGGGACATCGACGAGAACGCAATGGAACTGCTGATCGACTTCTGCTACACTTCGCACATCGTCGTCGAGGAATCGAACGTTCAGACCCTGCTGCCCGCCGCTTGTCTGCTTCAGTTGGCCGAAATACAGGACATTTGCTGCGAGTTCCTCAAGCGGCAGCTCGATCCGACCAACTGTCTCGGGATCCGGGCGTTTGCCGACACGCACTCGTGCCGCGAGTTGCTGCGCATCGCGGACAAGTTCACGCAACACAACTTCCAGGAGGTGATGGAAAGCGAAGAGTTTCTACTGCTGCCGGTCGGCCAGCTGGTGGACATCATCTGCAGCGACGAGCTGAACGTGCGCTCCGAGGAGCAGGTCTTCAATGCGGTGATGGCGTGGCTCAAATACAATGTGGCCGAACGGCGCCAGCATCTGGCGCAAGTGCTGCAGCACGTGCGGATGCCGTTGCTGAGTCCAAAGTTTCTCGTCGGCACGGTCGGGTCCGATTTGCTCGTCCGCTCGGACGAAGCCTGCCGCGATCTGGTGGATGAGGCGAAGAACTATCTGCTACTGCCACAGGAGCGACCGCTGATGCAGGGACCGAggacccggccccggaaacCGACCCGCCGCGGTGAGGTTCTGTTCGCCGTTGGCGGATGGTGTTCGGGCGATGCGATTGCCTCGGTCGAACGGTTCGATCCGGAGACGGCTGACTGGAAGATGGTCGCTCCGATGAGTAAACGGCGCTGCGGAGTCGGTGTGGCCGTGTTGAATGATTTACTGTACGCCGTCGGTGGGCACGATGGGCAGAGCTATCTGAACAGCATCGAACGGTACGATCCGCAGACGAATCAGTGGTCTTGTGATGTGGCCCCCACCACCAGCTGTCGCACCAGCGTTGGGGTGGCCGTGCTGGATGGGTTTCTGTACGCCGTCGGCGGGCAGGATGGGGTGCAGTGTTTAAACCACGTCGAACGGTACGATCCGAAGGAGAACAAATGGTCAAAGGTGGCACCGATGACGACGCGACGGCTTggggtggccgtggccgtgctcgGTGGTTACCTTTACGCGATCGGTGGCTCCGACGGCCAGTGTCCGCTGAATACCGTCGAGCGGTACGACCCGCGGCAAAACAAGTGGTGCGCCGTCAGTCCGATGTCGACGCGCAGGAAACATTTGGGGTGCGCCGTGTTCAACAACTTTATCTACGCCGTCGGGGGTCGGGACGACTGTATGGAGCTGTCGTCGGCCGAACGCTACAATCCGCACACCAACTCCTGGAGCCCGATCGTGGCCATGACGTCCAGACGAAGCGGA GTTGGACTAGCGGTCGTAAACGGGCAGCTTTACGCGGTTGGAGGTTTCGATGGCACCGCCTACTTGAAGACGATCGAGGTGTACGATCCGGAAACGAATCAATGGCGGCTGTGCGGGTGCATGAACTACCGACGGCTCGGCGGTGGGGTTGGCGTGATGCGGGCACCACAGACAGAGAACTACATGTG TCTCTATCCCTGTGCAGGCTTAAATTAA